From one Ferrovibrio sp. MS7 genomic stretch:
- a CDS encoding circularly permuted type 2 ATP-grasp protein: MSSAPPIKAEKPTAPVGGDAAAREPEAWDEMVTGQGSIRPHWQPLLASLSLLGASGLVERAERGRQHLEDEGVTYNVYELPNEPGRGSTVEIAPPIPEQRPWRLDPVPVILSKGEWAVIEAGLIQRAQLLDAWLRDIYGPMRSLKEGRYPPALVYGHRDFLRPARQADGGTPGRMLQHYSAELVRGPDGVWRVIADRTQAPAGAGYALQNRRVMSRLMGAALRECRARPINAYFEYWQADLQARGQTMRDNPRVVLLTPGPYNEAYFEHIYLARELGATLVEGADLTMRDGRIYLKTLGGLDPVEVILRRLDGEWCDPLELRAESALGVTGLLQAVREGRVAVSNGIGSGIAEQPALLAFLPTLSEQLLGEPLQMPSIATWWCGQSYALHEVESRFDQMVVRGARDLRFAPITVANLSEAEQAALLARIKARPADFVAQERIVPSVAPGLGESGKLEPTPILLRVQVVADGDSYVVMPGGLARVPSGGDPFSATIQRGGINKDVWVEATDPGPLVIRGNTPRQRLQLRRSSGTLQSRVADDLFWLGRSVERLDDGARLLRATLTRLIGEIGSARDLVEMSVLARALSRCGIIDQRAAAAPPDTQVFARAVTNACAPNQTLGQTLEAMERLAAVARHRFSADMWRMLNHLLGELRLSRPGASGDPDAMLEFCDQIIRATAAIAGMLAEHMTRGSGWRFLDFGRRLERGIYIARTVSAAATVLASNQESAFRVALELNDSSLTYRRRYRASLQAAAVFDLLLLDVSNPHSLGFQLQTMAQHLDILPRREQPPRSEDCLSLSQPFADIVERFDRDDLSGAEWQTQVSRLRGSLDATTQGLMDISDQITRTYFSHIQLAHAFGFGS; the protein is encoded by the coding sequence ATGTCCTCCGCGCCCCCAATAAAGGCCGAAAAGCCCACCGCCCCGGTCGGTGGCGACGCAGCGGCGCGCGAACCGGAAGCCTGGGATGAAATGGTCACCGGCCAGGGCAGCATCCGGCCGCATTGGCAGCCGCTGTTGGCTTCCTTGAGCCTGCTAGGCGCCAGTGGCCTGGTGGAGCGCGCCGAACGCGGCCGCCAGCATCTGGAAGATGAAGGCGTCACCTACAACGTCTACGAACTGCCGAACGAACCCGGCCGCGGCAGCACGGTGGAGATCGCACCGCCGATCCCGGAGCAGCGCCCCTGGCGGCTCGATCCAGTGCCAGTGATTCTGTCCAAGGGCGAATGGGCCGTCATCGAGGCAGGCCTGATCCAGCGCGCGCAACTGCTCGATGCCTGGCTCCGCGACATCTACGGTCCGATGCGCAGCCTGAAGGAAGGCCGATATCCGCCCGCGCTGGTCTATGGCCACCGCGATTTCCTGCGCCCCGCGCGCCAGGCCGATGGCGGCACCCCCGGCCGCATGCTGCAGCATTACTCAGCCGAACTGGTGCGCGGCCCTGACGGCGTGTGGCGTGTCATCGCCGACCGCACCCAGGCACCCGCCGGCGCAGGCTATGCCTTGCAGAACCGCCGCGTCATGTCGCGCCTGATGGGTGCCGCCCTGCGCGAATGCCGGGCACGGCCGATCAATGCCTATTTCGAATACTGGCAGGCCGATCTGCAGGCGCGCGGCCAGACGATGCGCGATAACCCACGCGTCGTGCTGCTTACCCCTGGCCCCTATAACGAAGCCTATTTCGAGCATATCTATCTGGCGCGCGAACTCGGCGCCACGCTGGTGGAAGGCGCCGACCTCACCATGCGCGACGGCCGCATCTACCTGAAGACACTGGGCGGTCTTGACCCGGTGGAAGTGATCCTGCGCCGGCTTGATGGCGAATGGTGCGACCCGCTGGAACTGCGCGCCGAATCCGCGCTCGGCGTCACCGGCCTGCTGCAGGCGGTGCGCGAGGGCCGCGTGGCGGTGAGCAATGGCATTGGCAGCGGCATCGCCGAACAGCCGGCCCTGCTCGCTTTCCTCCCCACCCTTTCCGAGCAGCTGCTTGGCGAACCGCTGCAGATGCCGTCCATCGCCACCTGGTGGTGCGGGCAATCCTATGCCTTGCATGAAGTGGAATCGCGCTTCGACCAGATGGTGGTGCGTGGCGCACGCGACCTGCGCTTCGCACCGATCACGGTGGCGAATTTGAGCGAGGCGGAACAGGCCGCCCTGCTGGCACGCATCAAGGCCAGGCCGGCGGATTTCGTGGCGCAGGAGCGCATCGTGCCTTCCGTGGCGCCGGGGTTGGGCGAAAGCGGCAAGCTGGAGCCGACGCCGATCCTGCTGCGTGTGCAGGTGGTGGCCGATGGCGACAGCTATGTGGTGATGCCTGGCGGTCTGGCGCGCGTGCCGAGTGGCGGCGATCCGTTCAGCGCCACCATCCAGCGTGGCGGCATCAACAAGGATGTCTGGGTTGAGGCGACCGATCCCGGTCCGCTAGTGATCCGTGGCAACACGCCGCGCCAGCGCCTGCAACTCCGCCGTTCGTCCGGCACGCTGCAGAGCCGTGTTGCCGATGATCTGTTCTGGCTCGGCCGCTCGGTGGAGCGCCTGGATGATGGTGCGCGGCTGCTGCGCGCCACGCTCACCCGCCTGATCGGCGAAATCGGCAGCGCCCGCGATCTGGTGGAAATGTCGGTACTGGCACGCGCGCTGTCGCGCTGCGGCATCATCGACCAGCGCGCGGCAGCGGCACCGCCCGATACGCAGGTCTTCGCCCGCGCCGTCACCAATGCCTGTGCGCCGAACCAGACTTTGGGCCAGACCCTGGAAGCCATGGAGCGCCTGGCGGCCGTGGCGCGGCATCGCTTCTCCGCCGATATGTGGCGGATGCTGAATCACCTGCTTGGCGAGCTGCGCCTGTCCCGGCCTGGCGCCAGCGGCGACCCAGATGCAATGCTGGAATTCTGCGACCAGATCATCCGCGCCACCGCCGCCATCGCCGGCATGCTGGCCGAACACATGACGCGCGGCAGCGGCTGGCGCTTCCTTGATTTCGGCCGCCGGCTGGAGCGCGGCATCTACATCGCGCGCACGGTCTCGGCGGCCGCCACCGTGCTGGCGAGCAACCAGGAATCGGCTTTCCGCGTGGCGCTGGAACTCAACGATTCCAGCCTCACCTATCGCCGCCGCTACCGCGCTTCGCTGCAGGCAGCCGCGGTGTTCGACCTGCTGCTGCTCGATGTCAGCAACCCGCATTCGCTGGGTTTCCAGTTGCAGACCATGGCGCAGCATCTCGATATCCTGCCACGCCGCGAACAGCCGCCGCGCTCTGAGGATTGCCTCAGCCTGAGCCAGCCTTTCGCCGATATCGTTGAACGCTTCGACCGCGACGACCTGTCCGGTGCCGAGTGGCAGACCCAGGTATCGCGCCTGCGCGGCAGCCTGGATGCCACCACCCAGGGCCTGATGGATATTTCCGATCAGATCACGCGCACCTATTTCTCGCATATCCAGTTGGCGCATGCCTTCGGGTTCGGTTCGTGA
- a CDS encoding transglutaminase family protein codes for MKYRLRHTTSYSYSWAVDMSHHLLHLALQDGSRQTVRNCRITTAPEGRTLTESVDHFGNRIGYLAIEEPHTRFDVEVVAEVDVQPFKAPADEATPPWEEIRATLNGDGFPTESAACEFVLESPLAVADKAITDYAATSLTPKRPILAAARDLTARINKDFRYDPAATEVFTPVAEAMAKRAGVCQDFAHLQIAMLRSHGLAARYVSGYIRTMQPGDKAGLRGYDASHAWVSVWCGAEHGWIDLDPTNNLVVSEDHVTTATGRDYSDISPVRGVVLGGGPHRVNVAVELLPLPVAAPAPAPTVMAQSQSQTQSPG; via the coding sequence ATGAAGTACCGCCTGCGTCATACCACTTCCTACAGCTATAGCTGGGCGGTCGACATGTCGCACCACCTGCTGCATCTGGCCTTGCAGGATGGGTCGCGCCAGACCGTGCGCAATTGCCGCATCACTACCGCGCCGGAAGGCCGCACTCTCACCGAGAGCGTCGATCATTTCGGCAACCGCATTGGCTATCTCGCCATCGAGGAGCCGCATACGCGCTTCGATGTCGAAGTGGTGGCGGAAGTGGATGTGCAGCCCTTCAAGGCGCCGGCGGATGAGGCAACACCGCCCTGGGAAGAAATCCGCGCGACCTTGAACGGCGACGGCTTTCCAACCGAGAGCGCCGCCTGCGAATTCGTGCTGGAATCGCCGCTGGCCGTCGCCGACAAGGCTATCACCGACTATGCCGCCACATCGCTGACGCCGAAACGCCCAATCCTGGCGGCGGCGCGCGACCTTACCGCGCGCATCAACAAGGATTTCCGCTACGACCCGGCGGCGACGGAAGTATTCACGCCGGTCGCCGAGGCGATGGCGAAGCGCGCCGGCGTCTGCCAGGATTTCGCGCATCTGCAGATCGCCATGCTGCGCTCCCATGGCCTCGCCGCGCGCTATGTATCAGGTTACATCCGCACCATGCAGCCGGGCGATAAGGCCGGCCTGCGCGGCTACGATGCCAGCCATGCCTGGGTGTCGGTGTGGTGCGGCGCTGAACATGGCTGGATCGACCTCGACCCGACCAACAATCTGGTGGTCTCGGAAGATCATGTCACCACTGCCACGGGCCGTGACTACAGCGATATCAGCCCGGTGCGTGGCGTTGTGCTGGGCGGTGGCCCGCATCGCGTGAACGTGGCGGTGGAGTTGCTGCCGCTGCCGGTTGCCGCACCCGCTCCAGCTCCCACAGTTATGGCGCAAAGCCAGAGCCAGACCCAAAGCCCCGGCTAG
- a CDS encoding SDR family NAD(P)-dependent oxidoreductase, translating into MIAKAGNAEPRIAIVTGASRGIGRAIAVALIEAGYVVHGAARDGFEPLPGLQPHHCDVTDADAVAAMFAAVKKQHGRLHLLVNNAGIAGGAEFGSVAEAAAWDGILATNLTGTYLCCRAARDLLVDGMGRIVNIASVLGLRGVPDQIAYVAAKHGVVGLTKALAQALGPRGITVNAICPGWVDTAMARQRFAELGITAAQAGATAPLGRVTMPDEVAAMVLYLAGVAAANITGQALTIDGGESL; encoded by the coding sequence ATGATTGCCAAGGCAGGGAATGCTGAACCACGCATCGCCATCGTCACCGGTGCCAGCCGAGGCATCGGCCGTGCCATTGCGGTGGCGCTGATCGAGGCTGGCTATGTGGTGCATGGCGCGGCGCGCGACGGCTTCGAGCCCTTGCCCGGATTGCAGCCGCATCATTGCGATGTGACCGATGCGGATGCGGTGGCGGCAATGTTTGCTGCGGTGAAAAAGCAGCATGGCCGGCTGCATCTGCTGGTGAATAATGCCGGCATCGCGGGCGGTGCCGAATTCGGCAGTGTGGCGGAAGCTGCGGCCTGGGATGGCATCCTCGCCACCAATCTCACCGGCACCTATCTGTGCTGTCGTGCGGCGCGTGACCTGCTGGTGGATGGCATGGGCCGCATCGTCAATATCGCTTCCGTGCTGGGCCTGCGCGGTGTGCCGGACCAGATTGCCTATGTCGCGGCCAAGCATGGTGTCGTGGGCCTTACCAAGGCGCTGGCGCAGGCATTGGGACCGCGCGGCATCACAGTGAATGCCATTTGCCCCGGCTGGGTCGATACCGCCATGGCGCGGCAGCGGTTTGCCGAGCTTGGCATCACGGCAGCGCAAGCTGGTGCCACTGCGCCGCTTGGACGTGTCACGATGCCGGATGAAGTGGCGGCAATGGTGCTGTATCTGGCGGGGGTGGCAGCGGCCAACATCACCGGCCAGGCATTGACCATCGATGGCGGAGAATCGCTCTAG
- a CDS encoding SDR family NAD(P)-dependent oxidoreductase produces the protein MTGHKGGIGAAIAATLAECGADVHGFDLPEQDLSRLEAVPGWVAELRARAGTIDILVNNAGTTLLGSLLDTPVEDAERVFRINVLAPFALMQAVLPDMIAARRGSVVNIASDQAFIGKRVSAAYGASKAAIAQLTKSAALDWAPHNIRFNCVAPGSTDTPMLRGVIAGLGQRYPEAFAGTSDAAYTQAVPLGRFAAPGEIAAMVAFLASDAASFVTGAVIPVDGGGTAQ, from the coding sequence GTGACCGGGCATAAGGGCGGCATCGGTGCGGCCATAGCCGCCACGCTGGCCGAATGCGGTGCCGACGTGCATGGCTTTGACCTGCCGGAGCAGGATCTCTCGCGGCTGGAGGCGGTTCCGGGCTGGGTAGCCGAATTGCGCGCCCGTGCCGGCACCATCGATATCCTGGTCAATAATGCCGGCACGACCTTGTTGGGCAGCCTGCTCGATACCCCGGTCGAGGATGCCGAGCGGGTTTTCCGCATCAATGTGCTGGCACCCTTTGCCCTGATGCAGGCGGTTCTGCCCGATATGATCGCGGCCCGGCGCGGCAGCGTGGTGAATATCGCCAGCGACCAGGCCTTCATCGGCAAGCGGGTCTCTGCGGCTTATGGCGCCAGCAAGGCGGCCATTGCGCAATTGACCAAGAGCGCGGCGCTGGACTGGGCGCCGCATAATATCCGCTTCAACTGTGTGGCGCCCGGCAGCACCGATACGCCGATGCTGCGTGGCGTGATCGCGGGTCTGGGGCAGCGCTATCCGGAAGCCTTCGCCGGCACATCGGATGCAGCCTATACCCAGGCCGTGCCATTGGGGCGCTTCGCCGCGCCGGGCGAGATCGCCGCCATGGTGGCATTCCTGGCGTCCGATGCGGCTTCCTTTGTCACCGGTGCGGTGATCCCGGTGGATGGTGGAGGCACGGCGCAATGA
- a CDS encoding GntR family transcriptional regulator has protein sequence MNETIALRSAVLKRSTTTDDVRERLADEILLGQLEPGSRLDEQSLAQRFGVSRTPVREALKQLAVTGLVEARPHKGVVVSAVTPERLAQMFEAMADLEAACARHAALRMDDAERHALASLHALSREAATAGDFERYDQLNRDFHALILRGCHNDYLSEAAQSLRLRVTPFRRAQFLNPARIEESYAEHEALVAAILARDADAAQATMRGHLAQAGDASAEFLARPKHPI, from the coding sequence ATGAACGAGACCATCGCCCTCCGCTCTGCCGTGCTGAAACGCAGCACCACGACCGACGATGTGCGTGAGCGACTCGCCGACGAAATCCTGCTGGGACAGCTCGAACCCGGCTCCCGCCTGGACGAGCAGAGCCTGGCGCAGCGTTTCGGTGTGTCGCGCACGCCGGTACGCGAGGCCCTGAAGCAATTGGCCGTCACCGGGCTGGTCGAGGCCCGCCCGCATAAGGGCGTGGTGGTTTCGGCGGTGACGCCGGAACGCCTGGCGCAGATGTTCGAGGCCATGGCCGATCTGGAAGCCGCCTGCGCGCGGCATGCCGCCCTGCGCATGGACGATGCCGAGCGCCACGCCCTGGCCTCGCTGCATGCCCTGAGCCGCGAGGCGGCAACGGCGGGTGATTTCGAACGCTATGACCAGCTCAACCGCGATTTCCACGCCCTGATCCTGCGCGGCTGCCATAACGATTATCTGTCGGAAGCGGCACAAAGCCTGCGCCTGCGCGTTACGCCCTTCCGCCGCGCGCAATTCCTCAATCCGGCCCGCATCGAGGAATCCTACGCCGAGCATGAAGCCCTGGTGGCGGCCATTCTCGCGCGCGATGCCGATGCCGCCCAGGCCACCATGCGCGGCCATCTCGCCCAGGCCGGCGATGCCTCGGCCGAATTCCTCGCCCGTCCCAAACATCCGATCTGA
- a CDS encoding gamma-glutamyltransferase family protein, whose protein sequence is MSKEPRFTTRPEIRGNFGVVASTHWIAAQAAMGVLERGGNAFDAAVTAGFVLQVVEPHLNGAGGDLPALIWDARRQKMEVLCGQGPSPAAAKPEAFRKLDLALIPGSGLLAPCVPGAMDAWLLMLRDHGTISAAEALAPAIHYAGQGYPLVHRIVDTIATVTELFRDEWQSSAAIYLPNGNLPRPLQMFRNPALAAFYEKLAKIGSEASGSRETRIDAVRKAWSEGFVAERIDRFCRETEAMDASGRRHRGLLTGADMAGWQASWEAPLTYDYKGWTVAKCGPWSQGPAFLQQLALLRYFDLDKMDPAGPDFVHVVTEATKLAFADREAWYGDPNAVDVPMQALLSDTYNANRAKLIGERASLELRPGNPGGGSAKLASVKADVGMAAGVGEPTVGNLDPVPNKRGAASGDTCHVDVIDRWGNMVAATPSGGWLQSSPVIPEFGFCLGTRAQMFWLEEGLPNSLRPNVRPRTTLSPSMALKDGQPAMAFGTPGGDQQDQWSPQLFLKIAHHGLNLQEAIDNPAFHSEHFPSSFYPRKAKPGFLALEGRFPKATVEELRRRGHDVHVGGDWSEGRLCATAIEQTPEGTVLKAGANPRGMQGYAVGR, encoded by the coding sequence ATGAGCAAAGAACCGCGCTTCACCACTCGCCCGGAAATTCGTGGCAATTTCGGCGTCGTCGCCTCCACCCACTGGATCGCGGCACAGGCCGCCATGGGCGTGCTGGAACGCGGCGGCAATGCCTTCGATGCCGCCGTCACCGCCGGCTTCGTGCTGCAGGTCGTGGAACCGCATCTCAACGGTGCCGGCGGCGACCTGCCGGCCCTGATCTGGGATGCCAGGCGGCAGAAGATGGAGGTGCTGTGCGGCCAGGGTCCTTCGCCTGCGGCCGCAAAGCCGGAGGCTTTCCGCAAGCTGGATCTGGCGCTGATTCCCGGCTCCGGCCTGCTGGCGCCCTGTGTGCCCGGCGCCATGGATGCCTGGCTGCTGATGCTGCGCGACCATGGCACCATCTCGGCCGCCGAGGCGCTGGCGCCCGCCATCCACTATGCCGGCCAGGGCTATCCGCTGGTGCATCGCATCGTCGATACCATCGCTACCGTGACCGAGCTGTTCCGCGACGAGTGGCAGAGTTCGGCGGCGATCTACCTGCCCAACGGCAACCTGCCGCGTCCGCTGCAGATGTTCCGCAATCCCGCTCTCGCTGCCTTCTACGAGAAGCTGGCCAAGATCGGCAGCGAAGCCTCGGGCAGCCGCGAAACCAGGATCGACGCCGTGCGCAAGGCCTGGAGCGAGGGCTTCGTCGCCGAACGCATCGACCGCTTCTGCCGCGAGACCGAGGCAATGGATGCCTCTGGCCGCCGCCATCGCGGCCTGCTCACCGGCGCCGACATGGCCGGCTGGCAGGCAAGCTGGGAAGCGCCGCTGACCTACGATTACAAGGGCTGGACGGTGGCAAAATGCGGCCCCTGGAGCCAGGGTCCGGCTTTCCTGCAGCAGCTCGCCTTGCTGCGTTATTTCGACCTCGACAAGATGGACCCGGCGGGGCCGGATTTCGTGCATGTGGTGACGGAAGCGACCAAGCTCGCCTTCGCCGACCGCGAAGCCTGGTATGGCGATCCCAATGCGGTTGACGTGCCGATGCAGGCGCTGCTTTCCGACACCTACAATGCCAACCGCGCCAAGCTGATCGGCGAACGCGCCTCGCTGGAACTGCGCCCGGGCAATCCCGGCGGCGGCAGCGCAAAACTTGCCAGCGTGAAGGCGGATGTCGGCATGGCCGCTGGTGTTGGCGAGCCGACAGTGGGCAATCTCGATCCAGTGCCGAACAAGCGCGGCGCCGCCAGTGGCGATACCTGCCATGTCGATGTGATCGATCGCTGGGGCAACATGGTGGCGGCGACGCCATCGGGCGGCTGGCTGCAAAGCTCGCCGGTGATCCCGGAATTCGGCTTCTGCCTCGGCACCAGGGCGCAGATGTTCTGGCTGGAAGAAGGCCTGCCCAATTCCCTGCGACCGAATGTGCGCCCGCGCACCACGCTGTCGCCCTCGATGGCGCTGAAGGATGGCCAGCCGGCGATGGCGTTCGGCACACCGGGTGGCGATCAGCAGGACCAGTGGTCGCCGCAGCTTTTCCTCAAGATTGCGCATCATGGCCTGAACCTGCAGGAAGCCATCGACAACCCGGCCTTCCATTCCGAGCATTTCCCCTCCTCCTTCTATCCGCGCAAGGCCAAGCCCGGTTTCCTGGCGCTGGAGGGCCGTTTCCCCAAGGCGACGGTGGAAGAACTGCGCCGCCGTGGCCATGATGTGCATGTCGGCGGCGACTGGTCGGAAGGCCGGCTCTGCGCCACCGCCATCGAGCAGACGCCGGAAGGCACCGTGCTGAAGGCCGGCGCCAATCCGCGCGGCATGCAGGGCTACGCGGTGGGACGATGA
- a CDS encoding DUF1028 domain-containing protein, whose translation MTWSIVARDPASGAFGVAVTTKFFAVGALCPHAASQTGALATQALVNPTWGPRGLALLREGAPAQAVLDQLVASDEGRATRQLHLVDSHGRVAQHTGADCIGWCGHVAGKGFSVAGNMLAGEAVIAATAQSFANSAKSFAERLIDALDAGQAEGGDKRGKQSAALIVYGEEDYPEVSLRVDDHAEPLIELRRLYELSQGRFAAFRKFMATRANPSGIYDRAVIEAEAQRLEAQAQLDAQAQGAA comes from the coding sequence ATGACCTGGTCGATCGTCGCCCGCGATCCTGCTTCCGGCGCCTTCGGCGTCGCCGTCACCACCAAATTCTTCGCCGTCGGCGCGCTCTGCCCGCATGCCGCCAGCCAGACCGGCGCACTGGCAACCCAGGCACTGGTGAACCCGACCTGGGGACCGCGCGGCCTGGCCTTGCTGCGCGAAGGTGCACCGGCCCAAGCCGTGCTGGATCAGCTCGTGGCTTCTGACGAGGGCCGCGCCACGCGGCAATTGCATCTCGTCGACAGCCATGGCCGCGTGGCGCAGCATACCGGTGCCGACTGTATCGGCTGGTGCGGCCATGTGGCAGGCAAAGGCTTCTCGGTGGCCGGCAACATGCTGGCTGGTGAAGCCGTGATTGCGGCCACAGCCCAGAGTTTTGCCAACTCAGCCAAGTCCTTCGCGGAACGGCTGATTGACGCATTGGATGCCGGCCAGGCAGAAGGCGGCGACAAGCGCGGCAAGCAATCTGCCGCACTGATTGTCTATGGCGAGGAAGACTATCCGGAAGTGTCGCTGCGGGTGGACGACCATGCCGAGCCACTCATCGAACTGCGCCGGCTTTATGAACTCTCGCAGGGGCGTTTTGCCGCCTTCCGCAAGTTCATGGCGACGCGCGCCAATCCCTCCGGCATCTACGACCGCGCGGTGATCGAGGCCGAGGCACAGAGGCTGGAGGCGCAAGCCCAGTTGGATGCGCAAGCCCAGGGAGCGGCCTGA
- a CDS encoding ABC transporter ATP-binding protein, producing the protein MALLEVENLHTYFQVDGGEFRAVEGVSFQVESGRTLGIVGESGCGKSVTSLSVMGLLAKPAGRIAQGAIRFDGTDLLALPDAAMRDLRGNRLAMIFQEPMTSLNPAYTIGDQIMEGLQRHRNLSPAEARAQAIEMLRRVRIPAPEQRVDDYPHKLSGGMRQRAMIAMALACGPQLLIADEPTTALDVTVQAQILDLLRDLQHDFGTAIMLISHDLGVIAEMADSVAVMYAGRVVEEAPVAALFDAPQHPYTIGLLGSIPRLETEQERLAAIEGSVPDPMNPPQGCRFHPRCPFADAECLQTEPALRDMAPGHRVACWKAPL; encoded by the coding sequence ATGGCTTTGCTCGAAGTCGAGAACCTGCACACCTATTTCCAGGTCGATGGCGGCGAATTCCGTGCCGTCGAAGGCGTCAGCTTCCAGGTCGAATCCGGGCGCACGCTTGGCATCGTCGGCGAGAGCGGTTGCGGCAAATCGGTCACCTCGCTTAGCGTGATGGGGCTGCTGGCCAAGCCGGCCGGCCGCATCGCGCAAGGCGCCATCCGCTTCGATGGCACCGATCTGCTGGCTTTGCCTGATGCCGCGATGCGCGACCTGCGCGGCAACCGGCTGGCGATGATCTTCCAGGAACCGATGACCTCGCTGAACCCGGCCTATACCATCGGCGACCAGATCATGGAGGGCCTGCAGCGGCACCGCAACCTCTCGCCGGCCGAGGCCCGCGCCCAGGCCATCGAGATGCTGCGCCGCGTGCGCATTCCAGCGCCGGAACAGCGCGTCGACGATTATCCGCACAAGCTTTCCGGCGGCATGCGCCAGCGCGCCATGATCGCCATGGCACTGGCCTGCGGCCCGCAATTGCTGATCGCCGATGAACCGACCACGGCGCTGGACGTGACCGTGCAGGCGCAGATCCTGGACCTACTGCGCGACCTGCAGCACGATTTCGGCACCGCCATCATGCTGATCAGCCACGATCTCGGCGTCATCGCCGAAATGGCCGACAGCGTGGCGGTGATGTATGCCGGCCGCGTGGTCGAGGAAGCCCCGGTGGCGGCCTTGTTCGACGCACCGCAGCACCCCTACACCATCGGCCTGCTCGGCTCGATCCCTCGGCTTGAAACCGAACAGGAGCGCCTTGCCGCCATCGAGGGCAGCGTGCCGGATCCGATGAATCCACCGCAGGGCTGCCGCTTTCATCCGCGCTGCCCGTTTGCCGATGCCGAATGCCTGCAGACCGAGCCAGCCTTGCGCGACATGGCGCCCGGCCATCGCGTCGCCTGCTGGAAAGCACCGCTATGA
- a CDS encoding ABC transporter ATP-binding protein, whose amino-acid sequence MTALLEVENLSKRFTARSNWYGKPTAYLSAVDDISFTLDAGETLGIVGESGCGKSTTGRLVLRLLEASAGRIRYDGRDITALEGEQLRALRRDMQLVFQDPYASLNPRMTVADILTEPLMLHGLVPPAKRPERVAELLRLVGLSPDHARRYPHEFSGGQRQRIGIARALAVEPNLIVCDEAVSALDVSVQAQVLNLLRDLQRRLNLAYIFIAHDLAVVRHIADRVAVMYLGRIVEIAPTRQLFSQPRHPYTRALLSAIPVPNPQANRQRSILAGDVPSPINPPSGCRFHTRCAFASPRCSQEAPVLEDGVACHHWRELPAAAPLPSEGSTAGAERLRRLQAKFLEPVRSLEISTQP is encoded by the coding sequence ATGACCGCCTTGCTGGAAGTCGAGAATCTGTCGAAGCGTTTCACCGCGCGCAGCAACTGGTATGGCAAGCCGACGGCTTATCTCAGCGCCGTGGACGACATCAGCTTCACGCTCGATGCCGGCGAAACCCTGGGCATCGTCGGCGAATCCGGCTGCGGCAAGTCCACCACCGGACGGCTTGTGCTGCGGCTGCTGGAAGCCTCGGCTGGCCGCATCCGCTACGATGGCCGCGACATCACGGCGCTGGAAGGCGAGCAGCTCCGCGCACTCCGCCGCGACATGCAGCTGGTATTCCAGGACCCCTATGCCTCGCTCAATCCGCGCATGACGGTGGCCGATATCCTCACCGAGCCGCTGATGCTGCATGGCCTGGTGCCGCCGGCGAAGCGGCCGGAGCGCGTGGCGGAACTGCTGCGCCTGGTCGGCCTGAGCCCGGATCATGCGCGGCGCTATCCGCATGAATTCTCCGGCGGCCAGCGCCAGCGCATCGGCATCGCCCGCGCGCTCGCGGTGGAGCCGAACCTGATCGTCTGCGACGAAGCGGTATCGGCTCTGGACGTTTCGGTGCAGGCACAGGTACTGAACCTGCTGCGCGACCTGCAGCGGCGGCTGAACCTCGCCTATATCTTCATCGCCCACGACCTGGCCGTGGTGCGCCATATCGCCGACCGCGTGGCCGTGATGTATCTCGGCCGCATCGTCGAGATCGCGCCGACGCGGCAATTGTTCAGCCAGCCGCGCCATCCCTATACCCGCGCGCTGCTCTCGGCGATTCCGGTGCCCAATCCGCAGGCTAACCGCCAGCGCAGCATCCTGGCCGGCGATGTGCCAAGCCCGATCAACCCGCCAAGCGGCTGCCGCTTCCACACCCGCTGCGCTTTCGCCAGCCCGCGTTGCAGCCAGGAAGCCCCGGTGCTGGAAGATGGCGTCGCCTGCCATCACTGGCGTGAGCTGCCTGCCGCCGCGCCGCTGCCATCCGAAGGCAGCACAGCCGGTGCCGAGCGGCTGCGCCGCTTGCAGGCCAAATTCCTTGAACCAGTCCGTTCTCTTGAAATCAGTACGCAACCGTAA